In Chlorocebus sabaeus isolate Y175 chromosome 2, mChlSab1.0.hap1, whole genome shotgun sequence, the genomic stretch ATATAGACACAgttcagcacagtgcctgccacactGCAGGTGTTTGATAAATGTGAAGAAGTCCTTTCTCCCTCACACAGGTTATGGGATTTGCCGCCATAGGAGGTGGTGGTGGGAATACACACTTAGACACATGTCCCAGAGAACACTAAATTGCTTAAAGGTGCAAGAAGGCAATGAGGGATGGAGAACAAGGAGTCCCCAAGGAGGGAATGTGGTCCCATTCTTGGGATTAGGGATGGGAGGGCTGATGCAGAGTGACGGCAGAACCTCACATTGGTCACGCATTCCGGGTCTTTGTTGTCATAGAAGTTACACTTGTTTTGAGAGCAGCAGTGGGTCTGGAGAGAAGACCAAAGCCTGTAGGAGATGAGAGTGAAAAGTGCATCAGCCTCTGGTGGGaagaggagggcagaggaggcGAGCATACCCCCAACTCCCACCAACCTCCCTGACCCTAGGAGACTAGGAAAGATATCACAGGGTGTGGTCTGCACGTCACCTAAGCTAGCTCCCAAAGAGGTGCCCCAGGGTCATACAGACAGGCCTCCTTAGTTCCTTTAAAATCTGATCtctggctgggcgccgtggctcacacctgtaatcccagcactttgggaagccaaggcaggcagatcatttgaggccaggagttcgagtctagcctggccaacacagcaaaatcccatctctactaaaaatacaaaaaaattaggtaggtgtggtggtacgtgcctgtagtcccagctgcttgggatgctgaggcacaagaattgcttgaacctgggaggtggaggttacagtgagctaagatcgtgccactgcactccagcctggatgacaaagtgagactctgtctcaaaaaaaaaaaagaaaaaaaagatctgatCTCTATTCTTTGGCCTTTCAGCACTGTGTTCTTTCTACAACCCACCTGCTGCTCATAAACCTGGGCTGGGCCTGTTATATCATGTGCCTGGAGGACAGACTCGAGATCATGTGACCCTAGAGATTGCCCAATTGCCCTATCCCATACCTGTTCCCCAGAAGGCCATGGTAGTAGGCAAAGTAGACCAGGGAGTTGTCATTCTGCTCATAGGAGGAGAGTCCATTGCCCACAGCCAGCCCCTGTGAAACACCCAGGGCACTCAGCTCATGTGGAGGGCGAAGAGGAGGAGTCTCCCTCACCCTAACACCCAGACCTTCAGCAATCCAGAAGCTGAAACCCAGGGTGGTTTATGGGGGCGGGTGGGTGTGGGAGGTCACTCAATGCAAAGCACAGAGCTGGCAGCCTGACAGATGAGTTTCCTGTTGTGGGAGGCATACTAGACAGACCTAGGGCAGCTGGTGGTGGGGAGGTTATGCAGGGAGCTGGGTTGGATGGGGCTGTTGACCAGTCTGACCTTGCTAACTGCAAGGCCACAGCCTCAAGGtgcctcccttccctcctgcAGCTGCCCTGCACCTGAAGGTTCATGCTGGGGTCCTGCATGACCAGCACGGCCAGGGTGGGGATGTAGATGCCAGCATAGCTCTCCCCGGTCAGGAAAAGTTTGTTGTTCTTGTACTCCGGAAAGAGGTGGAAGAAATCTTGAAGGGCCTCAAAATTGCTCTGGGCGACCTGGGGATGGGAGAGCAAGACAGAGGGAATTAGGAAGCTTTGGTATTTGAACTGGAAAGAACTTCAGAGATAATGACATCAACCCACCCTGTTTGTGTAAGAGGAAGTGACTGGCCACCATACCACAAGCATATGACAGAGCGAAAAGTGGACTCCAAGGCCATGCTGTCTCTCCCAGCATCATGCCATGGATGGAGGACTGGGGAGCCTGGGGCAGATGGGCAGGCACCAGACTCACCTCAGTGTCATTAGTTGCATAAAACTTGTCATCGGAGTAGGAGAAGCCTACCCCAGCTGGGGACTCCAGGTATAACACATTAGCAATCTAGAAGGGAGGGAAAAATTAGTCAACTGCCACCCCATCCAGGTGCCTAGACACCCCCACAGGACCCACAGCTCCAGCTATACCAGATTCCAAGAATAGGGGTTGTACTCCAGGGTGACACCATCTGGCTGGACCTGAGGAGGAAAGAGATGGCTGAGTAAGTCCCAAGGGCCAGCTGGGTGGAGGGAAAGGGCCACCGTGAGAGGCACTTTACGTGTGGGCAAAACCCCTGAGAGGTACAAGCAGCAAAGCCAATGGCATAGAGGAAAATCCCAAGACTTAgaaggaaggaaactttctggaaAATCACAAAGTCCGtttctccctttccccagccTTTTGCTTTAGGAACTGTGCTTTACCCCTGCTGTCCACTCACCAGGAAGGGGCCATGCTCTGTGAGGAGCCCATCTAGGGAGCTGCAGCCGGGACCCCCATTGAGCCAAAGCACCACAGGGCTGTTCTCGGGATCCTTCTGGGACTCCACAAACCTGGGAAGGGGGGTCAGGGCAGTGTTGGTGCAGTTGCAGGGATCCTTTCCAGCCCTCCCGGCTCCCAGGCGTCCTCAGGGGTCTGCAGAACTACCCCCCACCCCTCATCCATCATCTCTCCTCCCAGTCCCGCCCGGGAGGCAGGGCGGCAGACCAGTAGTGGAGGTGCTTGGAGCCGGAGCCTTTGAGGTAGCCGGAGTACTGGCGGAAGGACGGCTGCTTGGCCAGCCCGGGGAGGCGCTGGATCTCGTCCTGGTCCGGGGCTGCCTCGCCTCGGGGCGCCCAGGAcactagcagcagcagcaggaacagCAGCAGCGGCGCGGCTCGGATCATCTACGGGAGGCAGAAGAGGGGCTGTTGACTCGCTCCTCAGCGCTTCCGTGAAGCAGCCCCCGGGGAGAAGCTGGCTGCGCCTCCGCGAGGGAAGCCCCGACCCCAGCGCCAgctcccaccctccagcctcctcTACCGCGCACCGATCCCGGGCTCGGGGATCCCCTCCAGCCTCCGGTGCCAGCTCACCTCTCCTCCCCAGTGTCCTTGCTCTCCAGGAGGCGCCCGGGGACTAGAAGTCATGTGTACTCCGAGTCACGTGAACTCCGGAGCCACGTGACAGTCTTCCTCCCGCCCCTTCTTTGGTCCCTACCGGCCTGGGGGGCGGTGGCGGTCAATGCCGGGTCAAGGTCCGCGGGCCTCGCGGATCGTAGCCCGGGCGCACGCGATCAGATGATCCGGGTGTGGACGGCCAAGTTCTAGGCGGGATGGCTGAGCAAGCGGCGCTAGGACCCCCGGGCAGAGGCTcggggaagggaggcagggggGAAATGCCTTACAAGGTCCCCTTGCGGTCACCATCTGAGCCCGCCGCCCAAAATAGCCCCCGGCGCCCGCCAGCCTGCCTTATGGCTGAGAGATGGCTGCTGCCTCCGAGCCCGTGGATTCGGGTGCACTCTGGGGACCTGCGCGCCCGGAGCCTCCTCTCACCCGCTTCCATTGGGTGCACGGTGACAACATCCGCGTGGACCCCTCTGGGACGCGGGCCACACGCGTGGAGAGCTTCGCCCACGGCGTGTGCTTCAGCCGTGAGCCCCTGGCCCCGGGCCAGGTCTTCCTGGTCGAGATCGAAGAGAAAGAGCTGGGCTGGTGCGGACATCTGCGTCTTGGTCTGACGGCGCTGGACCCCGCCAGTCTGGCCCCCGTTCCCGAGTTTTCTCTGCCCGACCTAGTCAACCTGGGCCACACCTGGGTCTTCGCCATCACGCGGCACCACAACCGCGTGCCCCGGGAGGGCCgcccggaggccgaggcagcggCCCCCAGCCGACCTCCAACCCTCCTGGTGGAACCATATCTGCGCATTGAGCAGTTTCGCATTCCCCGGGACCGCCTGGTGGGCCGCAGTCGGCCAGGGCTCTATAGCCATCTCTTGGACCAGCTCTATGAGCTGAACGTGCTGCCTCCGACGGCGCGCCGTAGCCGCCTGGGCGTCCTCTTCTGCCCGCGCCCCGATGGCACGGCCGACATGCACATCATCATCAACGGCGAGGACATGGGCCCCAGCGCCCGGGGGCTGCCAGCTGCGCAGCCCCTCTACGCGGTGGTGGACGTGTTTGCTTCCACCAAGAGCGTGCGCCTTGTCCAGCTCGAGTATGGCTGTAGGTATCCCTGGGCAGCGACCCCTCCTGGCGCAATGTGGGGACAGGAATCTGCTAGGGCTCATAGCCAGTGTGCTAGGCCTCCGTCTGTCCAGCACTAGTTTAAGACTGGGAGAATCTAGCTTCAAATTACACCTCTGCTTGTGATCTTGCACAAGCCTCTACCTGGTTTTGGGCCTTGGTACCCATCTTGGCTGATGGATTAAGATGCCCTACAAGTTCGCTTTTAGTTTTGAGAATGTTTCCTGTATTCACCTAGGGCAGGGATTCTAAACTGATTTTAGATATTAGGGGCCTCTTTGAGAATTGTTTGCCCTTTTCTTAGAAACAtgcttggccgggcatggtggctcacacctgtaatcccagcactttgggaggccgaggcaggcggatcatttgaggccaggagtttgagaccagcctggccaacatggtgaaagcctgtctctactaaaaatacaaaaattagctgggtgtggtggcatgtgcctataatcccagctattcgggaggctgaggcagagaatcacttgaacctgagaggtggaggttgcaatgagccgagatctcaccagtgcgctccagcctaggcaacagagtgagactctgaaaaagaaaaaaaaaaaaaaaaaagaaagaaaggaagagagagagagagagaaggcaggcaggcaaggaagggaagggaaggggaggggaggggagggaggcgaagctcaagcctgggcaacaaagtgagaccccttctgtacaaaaaattaaataattatctgggcatggtggtgcatgcctgtagtcccagctatttgggaggctaaagcaggaggatcgcttgagcccaagaattgaAGGCTGCACTTCACtgaccactgcacttcagcctgggtgacagagcaagaccctctctctttaaataaaaaaaagaaagaaacacgcTTATAGACTTGGGCATATTGGCTTCGAGGAAAAACAAACCCCAGACTGAGAGCTTTTTAATGCTGAGGTATGATTCATTATACCCCTGGTAAGCATTGTAGTTATACCTCTGATCACATTTCATGAATTCAGTGCACCAGAACCCTCTTTGTGCCAGGCCTGTACTGGAGGCTGCAGTTGCACAGGCAAATCAGACACTACTTCTGCCCCCAGAAGCTGCTAAGTGAACGGGGAAGGGATTGTGCTGTGTTATGATATAAACAGGGTTGCAGCTTTGTGATAGCCCTTGGGAAGAGGTGCTTCTCTCAGCCCCATGAACAGCTCCATGAAGCAGGCTGGGCCCAGAGAACAGTAACGACTTGCCCACATTTAATGGCAAAGTGAGGACCATGACCTAGATCTTCTGGGTCTTGGCCTCAGACCCACCCTCCAGTTCAGTTTGCCTTTCACAGTCTTCTTCCCACAGTGCCGTCCCTGCAGACTCTGTGCCGCCTAGTGATACAGAGAAGCATGGTGCACCGGCTGGCCATTGATGGGCTCCACCTGCCCAAAGAACTTAAGGATTTCTGCAAGTATGAGTGAAGACCCGCAGCGCACCGGAGCAGAGCTGCATCCTGGGGCCTCAGACCTGTGGCTGGCTGGTCTGAAGTTGGCCATATTGCTGCCAACCAGGACCAGAAATAAACAGCCAATGCTGACATCTTGATCATTGGAA encodes the following:
- the CTSA gene encoding lysosomal protective protein isoform X2 — its product is MIRAAPLLLFLLLLLVSWAPRGEAAPDQDEIQRLPGLAKQPSFRQYSGYLKGSGSKHLHYWFVESQKDPENSPVVLWLNGGPGCSSLDGLLTEHGPFLVQPDGVTLEYNPYSWNLIANVLYLESPAGVGFSYSDDKFYATNDTEVAQSNFEALQDFFHLFPEYKNNKLFLTGESYAGIYIPTLAVLVMQDPSMNLQGLAVGNGLSSYEQNDNSLVYFAYYHGLLGNRLWSSLQTHCCSQNKCNFYDNKDPECVTNLQEVARIVGNSGLNIYNLYAPCAGGVPSHFRYEKDTVVVQDLGNIFTRLPLKRTWHQALLRSRDKVRMDPPCTNTTAASTYLNNPYVRKALHIPEQLPQWDMCNFLVNLQYRRLYRSMNSQYLKLLSSQKYQILLYNGDVDMACNFMGDEWFVDSLNQKMEVQRRPWLVKYGDSGEQIAGFVKEFSHIAFLTIKGAGHMVPTDKPLAAFTMFSRFLNKQPY
- the NEURL2 gene encoding neuralized-like protein 2; protein product: MAAASEPVDSGALWGPARPEPPLTRFHWVHGDNIRVDPSGTRATRVESFAHGVCFSREPLAPGQVFLVEIEEKELGWCGHLRLGLTALDPASLAPVPEFSLPDLVNLGHTWVFAITRHHNRVPREGRPEAEAAAPSRPPTLLVEPYLRIEQFRIPRDRLVGRSRPGLYSHLLDQLYELNVLPPTARRSRLGVLFCPRPDGTADMHIIINGEDMGPSARGLPAAQPLYAVVDVFASTKSVRLVQLEYGLPSLQTLCRLVIQRSMVHRLAIDGLHLPKELKDFCKYE
- the CTSA gene encoding lysosomal protective protein isoform X1; this encodes MTSSPRAPPGEQGHWGGEMIRAAPLLLFLLLLLVSWAPRGEAAPDQDEIQRLPGLAKQPSFRQYSGYLKGSGSKHLHYWFVESQKDPENSPVVLWLNGGPGCSSLDGLLTEHGPFLVQPDGVTLEYNPYSWNLIANVLYLESPAGVGFSYSDDKFYATNDTEVAQSNFEALQDFFHLFPEYKNNKLFLTGESYAGIYIPTLAVLVMQDPSMNLQGLAVGNGLSSYEQNDNSLVYFAYYHGLLGNRLWSSLQTHCCSQNKCNFYDNKDPECVTNLQEVARIVGNSGLNIYNLYAPCAGGVPSHFRYEKDTVVVQDLGNIFTRLPLKRTWHQALLRSRDKVRMDPPCTNTTAASTYLNNPYVRKALHIPEQLPQWDMCNFLVNLQYRRLYRSMNSQYLKLLSSQKYQILLYNGDVDMACNFMGDEWFVDSLNQKMEVQRRPWLVKYGDSGEQIAGFVKEFSHIAFLTIKGAGHMVPTDKPLAAFTMFSRFLNKQPY